A window of the Rhodoluna limnophila genome harbors these coding sequences:
- a CDS encoding DUF4193 domain-containing protein has product MATDYDAPRKNDDDNESIEAIKERIPDKLSGVVDVDEEHGEGFSIPDVVSEDLDVVVLPPQDDEFTCSECFIVKHHSLLSARKGKFGQICVECE; this is encoded by the coding sequence ATGGCAACCGATTACGACGCACCTAGAAAGAACGATGACGATAACGAGTCAATCGAGGCAATCAAGGAGCGTATTCCAGACAAGCTTTCCGGTGTCGTCGACGTTGACGAAGAACACGGTGAAGGCTTTTCAATTCCGGATGTAGTCTCCGAGGACCTCGACGTTGTTGTACTGCCACCGCAGGATGACGAATTTACATGCAGTGAGTGCTTCATCGTGAAGCACCACTCGCTACTTTCTGCGCGTAAAGGTAAGTTTGGCCAAATCTGCGTTGAGTGTGAGTAG
- the sepH gene encoding septation protein SepH gives MEDIRFIEAEGDFLVLESTDGQRFRLLADDQIRSALRREDAPKLDAVKMTPREIQDAVRDGEDIASLVERSGATFDFVEKFAAPVIAELAHIIDSALTVRLGIVVDRDHTTVEFGEMMSARIHNLGAATITWKAKRSDLGIWHLAAEYELPNGSSTAVWSFDPKRLALSPENENAINLTNNEAQKSSSAPAAFANPILKVVDQPASEVTEVLSATPVENVASLPAVESRASAADVVPELASSKTKRPAMPAPAEPLSATADLLEALRRKRTERSETQETSAIQEPAVLNVDNEVTETQVISEAEASPVKKGRASMPSWDEIVFGTKTDD, from the coding sequence ATGGAAGACATTAGATTTATCGAGGCCGAGGGCGATTTCTTAGTTCTCGAGTCCACCGATGGCCAGCGCTTTCGATTGCTAGCCGATGACCAGATCAGGTCAGCGCTTAGACGCGAGGATGCGCCAAAGTTGGACGCCGTGAAAATGACCCCTCGTGAAATTCAGGATGCTGTCCGAGACGGTGAGGACATCGCCAGCCTTGTTGAGCGTTCCGGCGCAACTTTCGATTTCGTTGAGAAGTTCGCGGCACCGGTAATCGCTGAATTGGCCCACATTATTGATTCGGCCCTCACTGTGAGACTAGGCATCGTCGTTGATCGTGATCACACGACTGTTGAGTTTGGTGAAATGATGTCGGCAAGGATTCATAATCTGGGTGCGGCCACTATTACCTGGAAAGCAAAACGCAGCGACCTTGGGATTTGGCACCTGGCAGCTGAGTATGAACTTCCAAACGGCTCTTCCACCGCAGTCTGGTCATTTGATCCGAAGCGGCTAGCACTTTCACCAGAGAACGAAAATGCAATCAATTTGACGAATAACGAAGCGCAAAAGAGTTCGTCCGCACCGGCTGCTTTTGCAAATCCTATTCTTAAGGTTGTCGACCAGCCGGCTAGCGAAGTCACTGAGGTTTTAAGTGCTACACCTGTCGAGAATGTTGCGAGCCTTCCCGCAGTTGAATCTCGGGCGTCCGCAGCAGATGTCGTTCCGGAACTGGCATCTAGTAAGACCAAGCGTCCTGCAATGCCTGCACCAGCAGAGCCTTTGAGCGCTACCGCCGACCTGCTCGAGGCTCTTCGCAGAAAGCGGACCGAGCGGAGCGAAACTCAAGAGACATCGGCGATTCAAGAGCCGGCAGTTCTTAATGTTGATAACGAAGTGACCGAAACTCAAGTAATTTCTGAAGCAGAGGCTTCCCCGGTAAAAAAGGGCCGTGCCAGCATGCCTAGCTGGGATGAAATTGTATTTGGAACCAAGACCGACGACTAG
- a CDS encoding alkaline phosphatase family protein — MPSMLPSLPKSFGRLSDVFVSALGSITGVNNRLGLRRVKNSCVILVDGLGHHNLNENSGYAKFLSRATGSKLSTVFPSTTASAITSFATGVLPGQHGIVGYQIWDNRDSASVNLLTGMDSKAVRNWQTHETVSTQAKIAEVKCYSIGPGEYATSSFTKATMPDATFIAAKSIEDRFAEAYKLLNSSQGNLVYVYVPELDQLAHAYGADSDRWRQKLEELDGLTNDFVSRVGNRSGVLLTADHGIIDVDESKHIYLDEFNQDLSGLKFVGGDPRVNFLYFEPDTDLNSVRDALQRSLDSRATVLTKEQVIEAGWYGEVLPNFHGRLPDLFLLASAKSAVYHRGFAKPKSLKMIGQHGGLSPEETAVPLLRFAQYL, encoded by the coding sequence ATGCCTTCGATGCTACCTTCCCTTCCTAAATCCTTCGGGAGGCTGTCAGACGTTTTTGTTTCGGCACTTGGTTCAATAACTGGTGTAAACAATCGGCTAGGACTGCGACGAGTAAAAAACTCATGCGTCATTTTGGTCGATGGGCTGGGTCACCACAATCTCAACGAAAACAGCGGCTATGCCAAATTTTTGTCACGAGCAACCGGTTCCAAACTATCGACAGTTTTCCCGAGCACCACAGCATCGGCTATTACAAGTTTTGCCACCGGAGTTCTACCCGGCCAGCACGGTATCGTGGGCTACCAAATTTGGGACAACCGGGACTCAGCCTCAGTAAATCTTCTTACTGGGATGGACTCCAAAGCTGTCAGAAACTGGCAGACGCACGAGACAGTGTCAACCCAGGCCAAAATAGCCGAAGTTAAGTGCTATTCAATTGGTCCGGGGGAGTACGCCACATCCAGCTTCACCAAGGCCACTATGCCCGACGCAACGTTTATTGCGGCCAAGTCGATCGAAGACCGATTTGCCGAAGCCTATAAGTTATTGAACTCATCGCAGGGAAATCTGGTTTACGTATATGTCCCCGAGCTAGATCAATTGGCGCACGCGTACGGTGCCGATTCTGACCGTTGGCGACAAAAACTCGAGGAACTCGATGGCCTAACGAACGATTTTGTTTCTCGGGTGGGAAATCGCTCGGGGGTGCTGCTAACAGCGGATCATGGAATCATAGACGTGGACGAGTCGAAGCACATTTACTTGGATGAGTTCAACCAAGACCTAAGCGGTTTGAAGTTCGTTGGCGGTGATCCGCGGGTCAATTTTCTTTATTTTGAACCTGATACAGACTTGAATTCGGTTAGAGATGCCCTCCAAAGATCGCTTGATTCGCGGGCTACCGTACTGACAAAAGAACAGGTTATAGAAGCTGGTTGGTATGGAGAGGTCCTACCCAACTTTCACGGCCGGTTACCGGACTTATTTTTGCTGGCCAGTGCGAAGTCTGCGGTTTATCATCGTGGGTTCGCGAAACCAAAAAGCCTAAAGATGATTGGGCAGCACGGTGGACTAAGCCCCGAAGAGACTGCTGTGCCACTACTTAGATTTGCCCAATACCTCTAG
- a CDS encoding DNA gyrase/topoisomerase IV subunit A — protein sequence MTLEHLPEERIVDIDLSQEMQDSFLEYSYSVIYARALPDARDGLKPVHRRIIFQMGEMGLRPDRGHVKSARVVGEVMGKLHPHGDSAIYDALVRMAQPFSLRVPMIDGHGNFGSLDDGPAAARYTEARLSTASLLMNEGLDEDVVDFKPNYDAQLTEPDVLPAAFPNLLVNGASGIAVGMATNMPPHNLREVIAGARFLLETPQATTEDLMQYVPGPDLPNGGIIMGLEGVKDAYETGRGVFKTRARVSIESVSPRKMGIVVTELPYLVGPEKVIEKIKDGVNAKKLQGIADVTDLTDRTNGLKLVIELKTGFDPQVVLDLLYRFTPMEDSFGINNVALVDGRPQTLGLRDMLGVYLAHRITVTRRRTKNRLGKRQARLHLLEGLLVAIDSIDEVIAIIRNSDEVDEARQALRSRFALSEIQAEYILELRLRRLTKFSKIELETERANLLEEIARLESILASDQNLRAVVSAELAEIADKYGDERRTTLISDVTEVKPISLAKAASVSAELADAPCTIVVSSSGRVARVEGHEVLLPSGKRQSHDAIRTLISTSTRSDIGFLTSDGLVHRIHVGDVPNISDASLMGSAVQADNFLGLTKGVRFVSVFGLEDGVSIALGTKQGVVKRVLSHYPAKDEFEMISLKPGDEVIGAAVCSDGATLVFVASDAQLLHFSASVVRPQGRPAGGMAGINLSPDATVINFEVIDDVENASVITAANSSLAIPGTDAGSIKMSSFSEFPGKGRATGGVRAQRFIRGEDQLYFAAVVSGEPKALTPDGKPLALNLDLAKRDASGSPLPAVVGSLGI from the coding sequence ATGACCCTGGAACATCTGCCTGAGGAACGCATTGTTGACATTGATTTGTCGCAAGAAATGCAAGATTCTTTTCTCGAGTACTCCTACTCGGTCATCTATGCGCGAGCACTTCCTGACGCCCGTGATGGCCTGAAGCCGGTTCACCGACGAATCATCTTTCAGATGGGCGAGATGGGTCTCAGGCCAGATCGCGGTCACGTTAAATCTGCTCGCGTTGTCGGCGAGGTTATGGGCAAACTCCACCCGCACGGTGACAGCGCAATCTACGACGCCCTGGTGCGTATGGCGCAACCATTTTCGCTTCGCGTTCCGATGATTGATGGGCACGGAAACTTTGGAAGCCTAGATGACGGGCCCGCTGCTGCCAGATATACAGAAGCCAGGTTGTCTACCGCATCACTACTTATGAACGAAGGCCTCGACGAGGACGTTGTTGACTTCAAACCCAACTACGATGCACAACTCACCGAACCCGACGTGTTGCCTGCCGCTTTCCCAAACCTCTTGGTCAACGGTGCCTCGGGCATCGCTGTTGGTATGGCAACTAACATGCCGCCCCACAATTTGCGCGAGGTTATTGCTGGCGCGCGGTTCTTGCTTGAAACTCCGCAGGCAACCACTGAAGACCTGATGCAGTATGTTCCTGGCCCTGATCTTCCGAATGGTGGAATCATCATGGGTCTCGAAGGCGTAAAAGATGCCTACGAGACTGGACGTGGCGTTTTCAAAACCCGTGCCCGAGTTTCGATTGAGAGTGTTTCCCCTCGAAAAATGGGCATCGTGGTCACCGAGCTGCCTTATCTAGTCGGCCCGGAAAAGGTAATCGAGAAGATCAAGGATGGCGTTAACGCCAAGAAACTGCAGGGCATTGCAGATGTGACTGATCTAACCGACAGAACTAATGGCCTAAAGCTCGTTATCGAGTTGAAAACCGGATTTGACCCCCAAGTTGTTCTCGATCTTCTCTACCGATTCACCCCGATGGAAGACTCCTTCGGTATCAACAACGTTGCTTTGGTTGACGGCAGGCCACAAACCTTGGGGCTGCGGGACATGTTGGGCGTTTATTTAGCGCACCGCATAACCGTAACCAGACGCAGAACCAAGAATCGCCTAGGTAAGAGACAAGCCCGTCTGCACCTGCTCGAAGGCCTCCTTGTTGCAATTGACTCCATCGATGAGGTCATTGCGATTATTAGGAACAGCGACGAAGTTGATGAAGCCCGGCAGGCACTTCGCAGCCGATTTGCTCTGTCGGAAATCCAAGCTGAGTACATTCTCGAACTACGCCTTCGTCGCTTGACTAAGTTTTCCAAGATTGAACTCGAAACCGAGCGGGCGAATCTGTTAGAAGAAATTGCTCGTCTGGAATCGATTCTGGCTTCAGACCAGAACCTCCGAGCTGTGGTTTCTGCAGAGTTAGCTGAGATCGCCGATAAGTACGGTGATGAGCGTCGAACTACTTTGATCAGCGATGTAACCGAAGTCAAGCCAATTTCACTGGCTAAAGCTGCGTCCGTGAGCGCCGAGTTGGCCGACGCGCCTTGCACGATTGTGGTCAGTTCCTCCGGTCGTGTTGCTCGCGTCGAAGGACACGAGGTTTTGCTACCGAGCGGTAAGCGCCAGAGCCACGATGCCATCCGAACCCTGATTAGTACATCAACGCGCTCTGACATCGGATTCCTAACCAGTGATGGTCTGGTACATCGAATTCACGTTGGTGACGTACCTAACATTTCAGACGCAAGTTTGATGGGAAGTGCAGTTCAAGCTGATAACTTCCTTGGCCTAACCAAGGGCGTTCGATTCGTATCAGTGTTTGGTCTTGAAGATGGCGTCTCCATCGCGCTAGGCACCAAGCAGGGAGTGGTAAAGCGCGTTCTCTCGCATTACCCCGCCAAGGACGAGTTTGAAATGATCTCTCTAAAACCAGGCGATGAAGTTATCGGTGCCGCGGTGTGTTCGGACGGCGCAACCCTTGTTTTTGTGGCCAGCGATGCCCAACTGCTGCATTTCAGTGCTTCCGTGGTTAGGCCTCAAGGGCGTCCGGCCGGCGGAATGGCCGGTATCAACCTTTCGCCAGATGCCACTGTGATTAATTTTGAGGTTATCGACGACGTTGAAAATGCTTCAGTAATTACTGCTGCGAATAGCTCTCTGGCCATACCGGGCACTGATGCTGGAAGCATAAAAATGTCTTCGTTTAGCGAGTTCCCTGGAAAGGGTCGAGCCACCGGTGGCGTGCGGGCGCAGCGATTCATCCGTGGTGAGGATCAGCTTTACTTCGCTGCGGTGGTCTCGGGCGAACCAAAGGCGCTAACTCCTGACGGAAAACCTCTTGCACTGAATTTGGATCTTGCCAAGCGTGACGCTTCGGGAAGCCCGCTTCCGGCAGTTGTTGGTTCCCTGGGAATCTAG
- a CDS encoding DNA gyrase/topoisomerase IV subunit B — protein MPNSDYSARHLSVLEGLDAVRKRPGMYIGSTDSRGLMHCLWEIIDNSVDEALAGHGNQIDIVLHADTSVEVSDRARGIPVDIEPKTGLSGVEVVFTKLHAGGKFGSGSYAASGGLHGVGASVVNALSQRLDVQVDRDGKTYAMSFRRGEPGVFDDATGISPSNPFKPFEDASVLREVGKVAKGVSGTRVRYWADPQIFIKDAVFASEELFSRARQTAFLVPGLAIGIEDRRGQEIAKHDFKYDGGIAEFVEYLAKDAALTATWKLSGSGDFNETVPVLDESGNMVSREVSRKCDVDIAVRWGTGYDTEVKSFVNIIATPKGGTHIAGFEQSVLKVLRSQVEANARKLKAGNDKVEKEDALAGLTAVVTVRLAEPQFEGQTKEILGTPAVKNIVANVVSKALLEKFNSPKRDDKSQAALLLEKVVAEMKSRISARTHKETQRRKNALESSSLPTKLVDCRTQETAGSELFIVEGDSALGTAKLARDSEFQALLPIRGKILNVQKASVSDMLSNTECASIIQVLGAGSGRSFDLDVARYGKVILMSDADVDGAHIRTLLLTLFFRYMRPLVEVGRVFAAVPPLHRVEVINAGSKANEVIYTYSQAELEELLSKLAKAGKKYKEPIQRYKGLGEMDADQLAETTMDRSRRTLRRVRVEDAAAAEAMFELLMGNDVAPRRDFIIDSADGFERERIDA, from the coding sequence GTGCCTAATTCAGACTATTCAGCCCGCCACCTATCGGTTCTAGAAGGTTTGGATGCCGTTCGCAAGCGTCCTGGAATGTATATCGGTTCGACCGATAGCCGCGGCCTCATGCACTGCCTTTGGGAGATTATCGACAACTCTGTAGATGAGGCACTGGCTGGGCATGGTAACCAAATTGACATTGTTCTTCACGCCGACACCTCTGTAGAGGTTTCTGACCGTGCTAGAGGTATACCTGTCGACATTGAGCCTAAAACCGGGCTCTCGGGTGTTGAAGTGGTCTTTACCAAGCTCCACGCAGGCGGAAAGTTCGGATCTGGTAGCTATGCCGCGTCGGGTGGACTTCATGGTGTTGGCGCCTCGGTAGTTAATGCCTTGTCCCAGCGTCTCGATGTACAGGTTGATCGAGACGGCAAGACTTACGCAATGTCCTTCCGTCGCGGTGAGCCGGGAGTATTTGATGACGCCACCGGTATTTCACCGTCAAACCCATTCAAGCCATTTGAGGATGCTTCGGTTTTGCGCGAGGTTGGCAAAGTAGCAAAGGGTGTCTCTGGTACGCGCGTGCGCTACTGGGCGGACCCCCAGATCTTTATCAAGGACGCAGTGTTTGCGTCCGAAGAACTTTTCAGTCGTGCCCGGCAAACCGCCTTTTTGGTGCCAGGGCTTGCCATTGGCATTGAGGACCGCCGAGGGCAGGAGATTGCAAAGCACGATTTCAAGTACGACGGTGGAATTGCCGAATTCGTTGAGTATTTAGCCAAGGACGCAGCTCTAACCGCGACCTGGAAGCTATCTGGTTCGGGAGATTTCAACGAAACTGTGCCGGTGCTTGATGAGTCTGGAAACATGGTTTCTCGCGAAGTCTCCAGAAAGTGTGACGTAGACATAGCCGTCCGATGGGGGACGGGGTACGACACCGAGGTAAAGAGCTTCGTCAACATAATCGCGACGCCTAAGGGCGGCACGCACATCGCCGGTTTTGAACAGTCTGTGCTTAAAGTTCTGCGTTCTCAGGTTGAAGCCAACGCAAGAAAATTGAAGGCTGGCAACGACAAAGTTGAAAAGGAAGACGCACTTGCCGGTCTAACTGCAGTGGTCACGGTCCGCCTTGCTGAACCTCAGTTTGAGGGTCAAACCAAGGAGATTCTGGGCACCCCTGCCGTCAAGAACATTGTTGCGAATGTTGTCTCTAAGGCTTTGCTTGAAAAATTCAACAGCCCTAAGCGTGACGACAAGTCGCAAGCGGCCCTTTTGCTCGAAAAGGTAGTTGCCGAGATGAAGTCCCGTATTTCAGCTCGCACACACAAGGAGACGCAGCGGAGGAAGAACGCACTGGAGAGTAGTTCCCTTCCAACCAAGTTGGTGGATTGCAGGACTCAAGAGACTGCCGGTTCAGAACTATTTATTGTTGAGGGTGACTCAGCTCTCGGAACCGCAAAGCTAGCTCGTGACAGCGAGTTCCAAGCTCTACTTCCAATTCGAGGAAAAATTCTCAACGTCCAGAAGGCCTCGGTTTCTGACATGTTGTCTAACACCGAATGCGCGTCGATCATCCAAGTGCTCGGGGCAGGCTCTGGGCGAAGCTTTGACTTAGATGTGGCACGTTACGGCAAGGTAATCCTAATGAGCGATGCCGATGTGGATGGTGCTCACATTCGAACCCTGCTACTCACATTGTTTTTCCGCTACATGAGGCCTCTGGTTGAGGTTGGGCGCGTGTTTGCTGCCGTTCCGCCGCTGCACCGAGTGGAGGTAATCAACGCAGGTTCAAAGGCCAACGAGGTTATTTACACCTATTCACAAGCTGAACTTGAGGAACTGCTCAGTAAATTAGCCAAGGCTGGAAAAAAGTACAAGGAGCCTATCCAGCGCTACAAGGGACTTGGCGAGATGGATGCGGACCAGCTGGCCGAAACCACGATGGATCGCTCTAGACGCACCTTGAGGCGTGTTCGCGTTGAAGACGCTGCCGCGGCGGAGGCCATGTTTGAGCTCCTCATGGGTAACGATGTTGCCCCTAGACGTGATTTCATCATCGACTCAGCCGATGGCTTCGAACGAGAAAGAATCGACGCCTAG
- a CDS encoding DUF7455 domain-containing protein, which translates to MQTEATTETGETTESYQLTALDRCDECGAQAYIRVELASGDLLFCSHHGNEKKPALEPVAVAWHDESKKLLAR; encoded by the coding sequence ATGCAAACTGAAGCAACGACTGAAACTGGCGAGACCACCGAGAGCTACCAACTAACTGCGTTGGACCGCTGCGATGAGTGCGGCGCACAGGCTTATATTCGCGTCGAATTAGCCTCGGGTGACCTTTTGTTTTGCTCGCACCACGGAAACGAAAAGAAGCCAGCACTTGAGCCTGTGGCTGTTGCTTGGCACGACGAGAGCAAAAAACTACTCGCTCGCTAG
- a CDS encoding MurT ligase domain-containing protein has translation MRFLPAILLGRFVRVLVRLVRPGGGSALPGLVVSKVAPGLLAATLSKFSDGLIVVTGSAGKSTTTKMLVGIARAHGKTVFTNPSTANIAQGFFSSIIEQSDIFGRIKGDVAILEMDEGHAEEITRLIRPKQVTILNVLEDQLDRFVDPAVVRDKLAQVARRANDTVLLNADDQNTLIINRDVQHPGTKWFGITGSLLAEAKHGLGTAPTYEAEIPRPIPSAEVMRVDSLRASVILSGAVTEVELPNRGLHFALDAIAALQSAEAYLGADFDLELASNTINTMPPVFARGEIAVVNGEEVEFILVQNPMSFQLNLDNLTTNPERIMVMIGRDVHDPSWLWTVNMDVLSHADVVSGYNAYEMALRLAYSEIPVGFVTDDLQVALDTFFALPAPTHSRRTVIFSADAMRRTRRMLGFTDPEAVSR, from the coding sequence ATGCGTTTTTTGCCGGCCATTCTCCTAGGGCGGTTTGTTCGTGTCCTTGTGCGACTGGTTCGTCCAGGCGGCGGTTCGGCTCTTCCCGGTCTGGTCGTGAGTAAGGTTGCGCCGGGCCTTTTGGCAGCAACTCTTTCGAAGTTCTCGGATGGACTCATTGTGGTCACGGGGTCTGCGGGTAAATCCACGACTACAAAGATGCTCGTGGGAATCGCTCGTGCTCATGGCAAGACTGTGTTTACGAATCCGTCCACAGCCAACATCGCGCAAGGGTTTTTTTCGTCGATCATCGAGCAATCAGATATCTTTGGTCGCATAAAGGGTGACGTTGCGATTCTCGAAATGGATGAGGGTCATGCCGAGGAGATCACTCGCCTAATTCGACCGAAACAGGTAACGATTCTTAATGTCCTCGAGGATCAACTCGATCGATTTGTCGACCCAGCCGTGGTTCGCGACAAGTTGGCCCAAGTTGCGCGACGTGCAAATGACACAGTCCTACTCAACGCTGACGACCAAAACACTCTCATCATTAACCGAGATGTTCAGCATCCAGGCACTAAATGGTTTGGTATCACAGGCTCACTCTTGGCGGAGGCAAAACACGGGCTGGGTACAGCACCTACTTATGAAGCAGAAATACCAAGACCAATTCCAAGCGCCGAGGTTATGCGCGTTGACAGTCTTCGTGCGAGTGTAATTTTGAGTGGGGCGGTCACTGAGGTCGAGCTACCGAATCGTGGCTTGCACTTTGCCCTTGATGCAATTGCAGCCTTACAGAGCGCAGAGGCATACCTCGGAGCAGATTTCGACCTTGAATTGGCCTCAAATACCATCAACACTATGCCGCCGGTCTTTGCGCGTGGTGAGATCGCGGTGGTCAACGGTGAAGAAGTTGAGTTCATCCTGGTTCAGAACCCGATGAGTTTCCAACTCAACCTTGATAACCTAACCACCAACCCAGAGCGAATCATGGTGATGATCGGCCGAGATGTCCATGACCCGTCTTGGCTATGGACCGTGAACATGGATGTACTGTCACATGCCGATGTGGTCTCTGGTTACAACGCATACGAAATGGCTCTTCGATTAGCGTATTCGGAGATCCCTGTGGGATTCGTGACTGATGATTTGCAGGTTGCCCTGGATACCTTCTTTGCACTTCCCGCACCGACACACTCTCGCCGTACAGTAATTTTCTCTGCCGACGCCATGCGTCGAACTCGACGAATGCTTGGTTTTACCGACCCGGAGGCAGTATCTCGATGA
- a CDS encoding RNA polymerase sigma factor, with translation MAKQSNDSVPGKKRGFLASFLHPNEKSSGDTATISKEPETISTPVKTKAQPKASTEAAKPAAAVKPKKAVSAATEAPAAVKAPAKPKAAGKTTAKAKVEAVVEVNDLDAVVESEPKAKKAAPKAKAATKAKAPKAAKAPKGLGDDAEEEEIDDLESVEEIVAEAASAVDIAAVDDEHHDDEHEETEKIVVPEGALVLSNREEDDIPVQTTTITGATADPVKDYLKQIGKVALLNAELEVELAKRIEAGLFAEEKLALATGLTREEERDLKWVVKDGQRAKSHLLEANLRLVVSLAKRYTGRGMQFLDLIQEGNLGLIRAVEKFDYTKGYKFSTYATWWIRQAITRAMADQARTIRIPVHMVEVINKLARVQRQLLQDLGREPTPEELARELDMTPEKVVEVQKYGREPISLSTPLGEDGDSEFGDLIEDTEAVVPADAVGFTMLQRELERILDSLHPREAGVIRSRFGLGDGVQKTLDQIGEEFGVTRERIRQIESKTMSKLRHPSRSQMLRDYLEN, from the coding sequence GTGGCTAAGCAATCTAATGATTCTGTGCCGGGCAAAAAACGGGGGTTTCTAGCTAGCTTTTTACACCCAAATGAAAAGTCGTCGGGGGACACAGCAACAATCAGTAAGGAACCTGAGACCATTAGCACTCCAGTTAAGACCAAGGCCCAACCAAAGGCTTCAACCGAGGCAGCAAAGCCAGCTGCTGCAGTCAAGCCAAAGAAGGCCGTGTCGGCAGCTACCGAGGCGCCGGCTGCCGTGAAGGCCCCTGCGAAGCCTAAGGCAGCAGGTAAAACGACAGCAAAAGCAAAGGTTGAAGCAGTCGTTGAGGTTAATGATCTTGACGCCGTTGTCGAATCTGAGCCAAAGGCAAAGAAAGCCGCACCGAAGGCAAAGGCCGCAACGAAGGCCAAGGCTCCAAAAGCAGCAAAGGCCCCTAAGGGTCTCGGCGATGATGCCGAAGAAGAAGAGATCGATGACCTTGAGTCAGTCGAAGAGATCGTAGCTGAGGCAGCTTCAGCAGTCGACATCGCAGCGGTTGATGATGAACACCACGATGACGAGCACGAAGAAACCGAAAAAATCGTTGTTCCTGAGGGCGCTTTGGTTCTTTCGAATCGTGAAGAAGATGACATTCCGGTTCAGACCACAACCATCACCGGTGCGACAGCTGACCCGGTTAAGGACTACCTAAAGCAGATTGGAAAGGTAGCCCTACTTAACGCAGAGCTTGAAGTTGAGCTTGCTAAGCGAATCGAAGCTGGCCTTTTTGCCGAAGAGAAATTAGCTTTGGCAACCGGTCTAACGCGAGAAGAAGAGCGCGACCTCAAGTGGGTTGTCAAGGACGGTCAGCGAGCTAAGAGCCATCTTCTAGAGGCAAACCTGCGTTTGGTGGTTAGCCTTGCTAAGCGCTACACCGGCCGCGGTATGCAGTTCCTAGATCTAATCCAAGAGGGTAACCTCGGCCTTATCCGTGCGGTAGAAAAGTTTGACTACACCAAGGGCTACAAGTTTTCGACCTATGCAACCTGGTGGATTCGCCAAGCGATCACACGAGCGATGGCCGACCAGGCGCGAACCATCCGAATTCCAGTTCACATGGTTGAGGTAATCAACAAGCTTGCTCGAGTCCAGCGTCAGTTGCTTCAGGACCTCGGTCGCGAACCGACTCCTGAAGAGCTAGCGAGAGAACTTGACATGACTCCTGAGAAAGTCGTTGAGGTTCAGAAGTATGGGCGCGAGCCAATTTCGCTCTCGACTCCATTGGGTGAAGACGGCGACAGCGAGTTCGGTGACCTTATCGAGGACACCGAAGCGGTTGTGCCAGCAGATGCGGTTGGTTTCACAATGCTTCAGCGTGAGCTTGAGCGAATTCTTGATTCACTACACCCGCGTGAAGCAGGCGTGATTAGAAGTCGCTTCGGTCTTGGTGACGGCGTTCAAAAGACTCTTGATCAGATCGGTGAGGAATTCGGGGTTACCCGTGAGCGCATTCGTCAGATCGAGTCGAAGACAATGTCTAAGTTGCGCCACCCATCGCGCTCACAGATGCTTCGCGACTACCTAGAAAACTAA